One window of the Pseudomonas knackmussii B13 genome contains the following:
- a CDS encoding MFS family transporter, whose amino-acid sequence MNTVHYSAEERSRRIFAIVGASSGNLVEWFDFYVYAFTALYFAHAFFPSDNPTVQLLNTAGVFAAGFLMRPIGGWMFGRIADRAGRKTAMMISVLMMCGGSLAIAVMPTYESIGVLAPAGLLLARLFQGLSVGGEYGTSATYMSEVALKGQRGFFASFQYVTLIGGQLLAVLVVVILQQLLSNDELRAWGWRIPFVAGAITAVIAFYLRRSLSETAKDENLHRKESGTLTELFTHHKRAFFTVLGFTAGGSLIFYTFTTYMQKYLVNTAGMDAKTASGVMTFALFVYMCLQPVFGSLSDRIGRKTSMLWFSVLGMLCTWPILSALKTVHSPVAAFGLIILALAIVSLYTSISGLIKAELFPPQIRALGVGLSYAVGNAIFGGSAEYVALWLKSMGVEEYFYLYVSVLCGVALVVCLLLPDLRKVSYLNDED is encoded by the coding sequence ATGAACACTGTTCACTACTCAGCCGAGGAACGCTCCCGGCGGATCTTCGCCATCGTCGGTGCCTCCTCGGGCAACCTGGTGGAGTGGTTCGACTTCTACGTCTACGCCTTCACTGCCCTGTACTTCGCCCACGCCTTCTTCCCCTCGGACAACCCCACGGTGCAGTTGCTGAACACCGCCGGGGTATTCGCCGCGGGCTTCCTGATGCGCCCGATCGGCGGCTGGATGTTCGGCCGCATCGCCGACCGCGCGGGGCGCAAGACGGCGATGATGATTTCGGTGCTGATGATGTGCGGCGGCTCCCTGGCCATCGCAGTGATGCCCACCTACGAGAGCATTGGCGTGCTGGCGCCGGCCGGCCTGTTGCTGGCGCGGTTGTTCCAGGGGCTCTCGGTGGGCGGCGAATACGGCACCAGCGCGACCTACATGAGCGAGGTCGCGCTCAAGGGCCAGCGCGGTTTCTTCGCCTCTTTCCAGTACGTCACCCTGATCGGCGGCCAATTGCTGGCGGTGCTGGTGGTGGTGATCCTGCAGCAGCTGCTGAGCAACGACGAGCTGCGCGCCTGGGGCTGGCGGATTCCCTTCGTGGCCGGTGCGATTACCGCGGTCATCGCCTTCTACCTGCGCCGTTCGCTGAGCGAGACGGCCAAGGACGAGAACCTCCATCGCAAGGAATCCGGCACGCTCACCGAGCTGTTCACCCACCACAAGCGCGCCTTCTTCACCGTGCTCGGCTTCACCGCCGGCGGCTCGCTGATCTTCTACACCTTCACCACCTACATGCAGAAATACCTGGTCAACACCGCCGGGATGGACGCCAAGACCGCCAGCGGCGTGATGACCTTCGCGCTGTTCGTCTACATGTGCCTGCAGCCGGTGTTCGGCTCGCTCTCCGACCGCATCGGGCGCAAGACCTCGATGCTCTGGTTCAGCGTCCTGGGCATGCTCTGCACCTGGCCGATCCTCAGCGCGCTGAAGACCGTGCACAGCCCGGTGGCGGCCTTCGGCCTGATCATCCTGGCGCTGGCCATCGTCAGCCTCTACACCTCGATCAGCGGGCTGATCAAGGCCGAGCTGTTCCCGCCGCAGATCCGCGCGCTGGGCGTCGGCCTTTCCTATGCAGTGGGCAACGCGATCTTCGGCGGCTCGGCGGAATACGTGGCGCTGTGGCTGAAGAGCATGGGCGTGGAGGAGTACTTCTACCTCTACGTCTCGGTGCTGTGCGGCGTGGCGCTGGTGGTCTGCCTGCTGCTGCCGGACCTGCGCAAGGTCAGCTACCTCAACGACGAGGACTGA
- a CDS encoding MDR family MFS transporter, with translation MNTLSQPRPPVRTILVGLMLAIFLGALDQTIVAVSLPAISAGFGDFDLLAWVISGYMVAMTVSMPIYGKLGDLYGRRRLMLFAIALFTIASLLCGLAQSMEQLVLARVLQGIGAGGLMSVSQAIIGDIVPPRERGRYQGYFSSMYAVASIAGPVLGGLLTEYLSWRWVFLINLPVGLVALKVSRRTLVGLPVPGHRPRIDYLGTTLMIAGLGSLLLAITQVGQGADWRDPQMLGLFAGALVLLVLFILHERRFSEPLVPMHLFAIRAATLSWLVGFFASFQVISLSVLVPLRFHSVTGAGADSAALHLLPLAMGVPIGAYCCGRLTAVIGRYKPQILAGALLLPCAVAGMALTSPGAALPSAVLMLLFGIAAGTQFPTALVAAQSAVEQRYLGVATSNVTLFRSLGGAVGVALMSAILLAMLQPLATGEGLGHGVAVNELLSSLGGPGHEDRRQALGAVFRQLFLVNAGVGLLALFIALGLPNSKLRGKAD, from the coding sequence TTGAATACCCTCAGCCAGCCGCGTCCGCCGGTGCGCACCATTCTCGTCGGGCTGATGCTGGCGATCTTCCTCGGCGCCCTCGACCAGACCATAGTCGCGGTCTCGCTGCCGGCTATCTCCGCCGGTTTCGGCGACTTCGACCTGCTTGCCTGGGTGATCTCCGGCTACATGGTCGCGATGACCGTCTCCATGCCCATCTACGGCAAGCTCGGCGACCTCTACGGCCGCCGCCGGCTGATGCTCTTCGCCATCGCCTTGTTCACCATCGCCTCGCTGCTCTGCGGCCTGGCGCAGAGCATGGAACAGCTGGTGCTGGCGCGGGTGCTGCAGGGTATTGGCGCCGGCGGGCTGATGTCGGTCAGCCAGGCGATCATCGGCGACATAGTCCCGCCGCGCGAACGCGGTCGCTACCAGGGCTACTTCAGCAGCATGTACGCGGTGGCTAGCATCGCTGGCCCGGTGCTGGGCGGGCTGCTAACCGAGTACCTGTCCTGGCGCTGGGTGTTCCTGATCAATCTGCCGGTGGGCCTGGTCGCCCTCAAGGTGTCGCGACGCACCCTCGTCGGCCTGCCGGTGCCGGGCCATCGGCCGCGCATCGACTACCTCGGCACCACGCTGATGATCGCCGGGCTCGGCAGCCTGCTGCTGGCAATCACCCAGGTCGGCCAGGGCGCGGACTGGCGCGATCCGCAGATGCTCGGGCTGTTCGCCGGGGCGCTGGTCCTGTTGGTGCTGTTCATTCTGCATGAGCGGCGCTTCAGCGAGCCGCTGGTGCCCATGCACCTGTTCGCCATCCGCGCGGCCACCCTGAGCTGGCTGGTCGGCTTCTTCGCCAGCTTCCAGGTCATTTCGCTCTCGGTGCTGGTGCCGCTGCGCTTCCATTCGGTAACCGGCGCCGGCGCCGACAGCGCCGCGCTGCACCTCCTGCCGCTGGCCATGGGTGTGCCGATCGGTGCCTATTGCTGCGGTCGCCTGACCGCCGTGATCGGCCGCTACAAGCCACAGATCCTTGCCGGCGCCCTGCTGCTGCCCTGCGCCGTCGCAGGGATGGCGCTGACGTCGCCGGGTGCGGCGCTGCCTTCCGCGGTGCTCATGCTGCTCTTCGGCATCGCCGCCGGTACTCAATTCCCAACGGCCCTGGTCGCCGCGCAGAGCGCGGTGGAGCAGCGCTACCTCGGGGTAGCCACCAGCAACGTCACGCTGTTCCGCTCACTCGGCGGCGCGGTGGGCGTCGCCCTGATGTCGGCGATTCTGCTGGCCATGCTGCAGCCCCTGGCAACAGGCGAAGGCCTGGGCCACGGCGTCGCGGTCAACGAGTTGCTGAGCAGCCTCGGCGGCCCTGGCCATGAGGACCGCCGGCAAGCGCTGGGCGCGGTGTTCCGCCAGCTGTTCCTGGTCAACGCCGGCGTCGGCCTGCTGGCCCTATTCATCGCCCTCGGCCTGCCGAACAGCAAGCTGCGCGGCAAGGCCGATTGA
- the cfaB gene encoding C17 cyclopropane fatty acid synthase CfaB: protein MKANLPSELLSLQLPLRIRIGESQAFDLGPEPRVTLIVRDPTLLSEIAQPSLDVLGRAYVEKRMDIEGPISEVIAMGYALSEALGGDEGSTDYVHESHDKATDAEAIHYHYDLSNDFYQLWLDPEMVYSCAYFETGHEDLATAQLAKLRHLCRKLRLKPGERLLDVGCGWGGLARLAAREFGAQVHGITLSEEQLKLGRERVKAEGLEDKVHLELRDYRDLPRDGRYDKVVSVGMFEHVGHANLGIYFQHLYDAVRPGGLVMNHGITSQHVDGRPVGRGAGDFIGRYVFPHGELPHLSLAVARMSEAGLEVVDVEGLRLHYARTLEFWSANLEAKLAEAASLVPETALRIWRLYLAGCAYGFQKGWVNLHQILASKPHADGSHEVPWSRGDIYV from the coding sequence ATGAAAGCCAATCTGCCCTCTGAGTTGCTGTCGTTGCAATTGCCTCTGCGTATCCGCATCGGCGAGAGCCAGGCCTTCGACCTCGGCCCGGAGCCACGGGTGACGTTGATCGTGCGCGACCCGACGCTGCTCAGCGAGATCGCCCAGCCGAGCCTCGACGTGCTCGGGCGCGCTTACGTCGAGAAACGCATGGACATCGAAGGGCCGATCAGTGAAGTGATCGCCATGGGCTATGCCCTCAGCGAGGCGCTGGGTGGCGACGAGGGCTCGACCGACTATGTCCACGAAAGCCACGACAAGGCTACCGACGCCGAAGCGATCCACTATCACTACGACCTGTCCAACGACTTCTACCAGCTCTGGCTGGACCCGGAGATGGTCTACTCCTGCGCCTATTTCGAGACCGGCCACGAGGACCTCGCCACGGCCCAGCTCGCCAAGCTGCGCCACCTCTGTCGCAAGCTTCGGCTCAAGCCGGGCGAGAGGCTGCTCGACGTCGGTTGCGGCTGGGGCGGCCTGGCACGTCTGGCGGCCCGCGAGTTCGGCGCGCAGGTGCACGGCATCACCCTCAGCGAGGAGCAGCTCAAGCTCGGCCGCGAACGGGTCAAGGCCGAAGGTCTGGAAGACAAGGTTCACCTGGAGCTGCGCGACTACCGCGACCTGCCGCGCGACGGCCGCTACGACAAAGTGGTCAGCGTGGGCATGTTCGAGCATGTCGGCCACGCCAACCTGGGCATCTACTTCCAGCACCTGTACGACGCCGTGCGCCCGGGCGGGCTGGTGATGAACCACGGCATCACTTCGCAGCACGTCGACGGGCGTCCAGTGGGCCGCGGCGCCGGCGACTTCATTGGCCGCTACGTCTTCCCCCACGGCGAACTGCCGCACCTGTCGCTGGCGGTGGCGCGGATGAGCGAGGCCGGGCTGGAGGTAGTCGACGTCGAGGGCCTGCGCCTGCATTACGCGCGCACCCTGGAGTTCTGGAGCGCCAACCTGGAGGCGAAACTGGCCGAGGCCGCGAGCCTGGTGCCGGAGACGGCGCTGCGCATCTGGCGCCTTTACCTTGCCGGTTGCGCCTATGGCTTCCAGAAGGGCTGGGTGAACCTGCACCAGATTCTCGCCAGCAAGCCCCATGCGGACGGCAGCCACGAGGTGCCCTGGAGCCGCGGCGATATCTACGTCTGA
- a CDS encoding GNAT family N-acetyltransferase: protein MSALELRELPLDQAPWALLLLADPSREQVERYLANSRLLALCEGDAVRGVLALTPVSWGVLEITNLAVDEAWQGQGLGKRLLAAAIDAARAAGALRLDIATGNSSLAQLGLYQRMGFRICAVEPDYFTLNYPEPIVENGIPCRDRLRLSLVL, encoded by the coding sequence GTGTCCGCCCTCGAACTTCGTGAACTGCCCCTCGACCAGGCGCCCTGGGCGCTCCTGTTGCTCGCCGATCCCAGCCGCGAGCAGGTCGAGCGCTACCTGGCGAACTCGCGCCTGCTGGCGCTGTGCGAGGGCGATGCGGTGCGCGGCGTGCTGGCGCTGACGCCGGTGAGCTGGGGCGTGCTGGAAATCACCAACCTTGCGGTCGATGAGGCGTGGCAGGGCCAAGGGTTGGGCAAGCGCCTGCTGGCGGCGGCCATCGATGCCGCGCGCGCCGCCGGTGCGCTGCGCCTGGACATCGCCACCGGCAACTCCAGCCTGGCGCAGCTCGGGCTCTACCAGCGCATGGGCTTTCGCATCTGCGCGGTGGAGCCCGATTACTTCACGCTCAACTACCCCGAGCCCATCGTCGAGAACGGCATTCCCTGCCGCGACCGCCTGCGCCTGAGCCTGGTGCTCTAG
- a CDS encoding metal ABC transporter substrate-binding protein, whose protein sequence is MRALLLLFAFCLPLSLSAAEKLKVVTSFSILADMTRAVGGEHIQLSNLVGPDSDAHTYETTPDDARAVRQASLIVENGLGFEPWLDRLVKSTETRATVIQASHGVIPRSLEEDGQTIPDPHAWNNLANADIYVGNIAKALAQVDPANAADYQRNAAAYLKQAHELLAYAKGKLGNLPADRRSLVTSHDAFGYLGQAYGLTLLAPQGLSTEREASASDVAALVRQIREQHIRAVFVENIKDPRLMQQIAEESGAAIGGTLHSDALASDGPASTYLGLYRDNVDTLYRALAGKP, encoded by the coding sequence ATGCGTGCCCTGCTGCTCCTGTTCGCCTTCTGCCTGCCCCTGTCGCTGTCCGCCGCCGAGAAACTCAAGGTGGTGACCAGCTTCAGCATCCTCGCCGACATGACCCGCGCGGTCGGCGGCGAGCACATCCAGCTGAGCAACCTGGTCGGTCCCGATAGCGATGCGCACACCTACGAGACCACGCCGGACGACGCCCGTGCGGTACGCCAGGCGAGCCTGATCGTGGAGAACGGCCTGGGTTTCGAGCCCTGGCTCGACCGCCTGGTGAAGAGCACCGAGACCCGCGCGACGGTGATCCAGGCCAGCCACGGCGTGATCCCGCGCAGCCTGGAGGAGGACGGCCAGACCATCCCCGACCCGCACGCCTGGAACAACCTGGCCAACGCCGATATCTATGTCGGCAACATCGCCAAGGCCCTGGCCCAGGTCGACCCGGCCAACGCCGCCGATTACCAGCGCAACGCCGCGGCCTACTTGAAGCAGGCCCACGAACTGCTCGCCTATGCCAAAGGCAAGCTCGGCAACCTGCCGGCCGACCGCCGCAGCCTGGTGACTTCGCATGACGCCTTCGGCTACCTCGGCCAGGCCTACGGCCTGACGCTGCTGGCGCCACAGGGCCTGTCTACCGAGCGCGAGGCCTCGGCCAGCGACGTTGCTGCGCTGGTGCGGCAGATCCGCGAGCAACACATCCGCGCGGTCTTCGTCGAGAACATCAAGGACCCGCGGCTGATGCAGCAGATCGCCGAGGAAAGCGGCGCGGCCATCGGCGGCACGCTGCACTCCGACGCCCTCGCCAGCGACGGCCCGGCCAGCACCTACCTGGGGCTGTACCGCGACAACGTCGACACCCTCTACCGGGCGCTGGCCGGCAAGCCCTAG
- a CDS encoding metal ABC transporter permease: MILHALWQPFCEFAFMRRALFGGMALALSAAPLGLFLILRRMSLIGDAIAHGILPGAAIGFWLAGLSLPALTFGGLGAGLAVAGLAAWVTRHTGLREDASLAAVYPISLASGVLLLGLAGKRLNLLEVLFGSALAVDRTTLMGMLAVATLSLLLLAVIYRSLLLDSLDPLFLRSVSRLGPFAHGLFLGLVVLNLVIGFQALGALMMVGLMMLPAAAARFWSRRLPLLLALAAGFGALSVWLGLAASYAWSLPSGPAIVLCAGLFYLFSVFLGPVHGLLRRGLLPIPQ; the protein is encoded by the coding sequence ATGATCCTGCACGCGCTCTGGCAGCCCTTCTGCGAATTCGCCTTCATGCGTCGCGCCCTGTTCGGCGGCATGGCCCTGGCCCTGAGCGCTGCGCCGCTCGGCTTGTTCCTCATCCTGCGGCGCATGAGCCTGATCGGCGACGCCATCGCCCACGGCATCCTCCCCGGCGCCGCCATCGGCTTCTGGCTGGCCGGACTGTCGCTGCCGGCGCTGACGTTCGGCGGCCTCGGCGCCGGCCTCGCGGTGGCCGGGCTGGCCGCCTGGGTGACGCGCCACACCGGGCTGCGCGAGGACGCCAGCCTGGCCGCCGTCTACCCCATCTCGCTGGCCAGCGGCGTGCTCCTGCTGGGCCTCGCCGGCAAGCGCCTGAACCTGCTGGAAGTGCTGTTCGGTTCGGCCCTGGCGGTGGACCGCACGACCCTGATGGGCATGCTCGCCGTCGCCACGCTCAGCCTGCTGCTGCTCGCGGTCATCTACCGCAGCCTGCTGCTGGACAGCCTCGACCCGCTGTTCCTGCGCAGCGTCAGCCGCCTTGGACCATTCGCCCACGGCCTGTTCCTCGGCCTGGTGGTGCTCAACCTGGTCATCGGCTTCCAGGCCCTGGGCGCGCTGATGATGGTCGGCCTGATGATGCTGCCGGCCGCCGCCGCGCGCTTCTGGAGCCGCCGCCTGCCGCTGCTGCTGGCGCTCGCCGCCGGCTTCGGCGCGCTCTCGGTGTGGCTCGGCCTGGCGGCGTCCTACGCCTGGTCGCTGCCCAGCGGGCCGGCCATCGTCCTCTGCGCCGGCCTGTTCTACCTGTTCTCGGTGTTCCTCGGCCCGGTGCACGGCCTGTTGCGCCGCGGCCTGCTGCCCATTCCGCAATGA
- a CDS encoding metal ABC transporter ATP-binding protein gives MIHCQSLQWGPPRLPLTPPLNLDLAPGSLTAVIGANGCGKSSLLKVLAGLQKPLAGRVRVELRTREIGYLVQQQALDRQFPISLGELVGAGFWNSRLPTAARREKLREALAEWHLEGLEQRPLAALSGGQLQRALLARLSLMDCPLLLLDEPDACLDEAGQALLWQRIAAWQEEGRTLLLVCHDLARVREHVPDCLRIAAEGCRHGSSQKLIARRDLAWVA, from the coding sequence ATGATCCATTGCCAGTCCCTGCAGTGGGGGCCGCCGCGCCTGCCGCTGACACCGCCGTTGAACCTCGACCTCGCCCCCGGCAGCCTGACCGCCGTGATCGGCGCCAACGGCTGCGGCAAGAGCAGCCTGCTGAAGGTCCTCGCCGGGCTGCAGAAGCCCCTGGCCGGGCGCGTGCGCGTCGAGCTGCGCACCCGCGAGATCGGCTACCTGGTGCAGCAGCAGGCGCTCGACCGGCAGTTTCCGATCAGCCTCGGCGAACTGGTCGGTGCCGGCTTCTGGAACAGCCGCCTGCCCACTGCCGCGCGCCGCGAAAAACTCCGCGAAGCCCTCGCCGAATGGCACCTCGAAGGCCTGGAACAGCGCCCGCTGGCGGCGCTTTCCGGCGGCCAGCTGCAGCGCGCCCTGCTCGCTCGCCTGAGCCTGATGGACTGCCCCCTGCTGCTGCTCGACGAGCCCGACGCCTGCCTCGACGAAGCCGGGCAGGCGCTGCTCTGGCAACGCATCGCCGCCTGGCAGGAGGAAGGCCGCACGCTGCTGCTGGTCTGCCACGACCTGGCGCGGGTGCGCGAGCACGTGCCTGACTGCCTGCGCATCGCCGCCGAGGGCTGCCGCCACGGCAGCAGCCAAAAGTTGATCGCCCGGCGCGACCTGGCCTGGGTGGCGTGA
- the folE2 gene encoding GTP cyclohydrolase FolE2, producing MTAFLPDIATQAAPAQLALDWVGMQGIALPLRLYGERLSALADAGVSLDDSNARGIHMSRLYLALARLAQDELTPSLLRQVLDDFLASHTGLSHRASLRLGFDLLLERAALVSRLHGWKTYPCEVHAQLDDQGLRLELQLRLPYSSTCPCSAALARQLIQQRFAADFAERTPSREAVHAWLGSSAGIVATPHSQRSFAELRIELRDDLEQLPLKALIDLAEASLGTAVQTAVKRADEQAFALANGQNPMFCEDAARRLHLALAGHADVRAFSLQVVHAESLHAHDAVARSQWRREVA from the coding sequence ATGACCGCCTTCCTCCCGGATATCGCCACCCAGGCCGCGCCCGCCCAGCTCGCGCTCGACTGGGTTGGCATGCAGGGCATCGCCCTGCCCCTTCGTCTGTACGGCGAACGCCTGAGCGCGCTCGCCGACGCCGGCGTCAGCCTCGACGACAGCAACGCGCGCGGCATCCATATGTCGCGCCTGTACCTGGCGCTGGCCCGCCTGGCGCAGGACGAGCTGACGCCCTCGCTGCTGCGCCAGGTCCTCGACGACTTCCTCGCCAGCCACACCGGCCTGTCGCACCGCGCCAGCCTGCGCCTGGGCTTCGACCTGCTGCTCGAACGCGCGGCGCTGGTCAGCCGGTTGCACGGCTGGAAGACCTATCCCTGCGAAGTCCACGCGCAGCTCGACGACCAGGGCCTGCGGCTGGAACTGCAGTTGCGCCTGCCCTACTCCTCCACCTGCCCGTGCTCGGCGGCCCTGGCGCGTCAGCTGATCCAGCAGCGCTTCGCCGCCGACTTCGCCGAACGCACGCCGAGCCGCGAGGCCGTGCACGCGTGGCTCGGCAGCAGCGCCGGGATAGTCGCCACGCCGCACAGCCAGCGCAGCTTCGCCGAGCTGCGGATCGAACTGCGCGACGACCTCGAACAGCTGCCCCTGAAGGCACTGATCGACCTCGCCGAAGCCAGCCTTGGCACTGCCGTGCAGACCGCCGTGAAGCGCGCCGACGAACAGGCCTTCGCCCTCGCCAACGGGCAGAACCCGATGTTCTGCGAAGACGCCGCACGGCGCCTGCACCTGGCCCTCGCCGGGCACGCGGACGTGCGCGCCTTCTCGCTGCAGGTGGTGCACGCCGAAAGTCTCCACGCCCATGACGCCGTGGCCCGCAGCCAGTGGCGCCGGGAGGTCGCATGA
- a CDS encoding N-acetylmuramoyl-L-alanine amidase, with protein MNRRRLLQSLLASAAWLPALDAFAGARLLDARAFHSADGLRLVLDLRVQRRLVEAPVSSTRAAGKGRDIVVVVDAGHGGKDPGALGSRGEREKDVALLIAQNLARRIERQPGFKARLVRNVDVFIPLRQRVEVARRCNADMFVSVHADAAPRRTASGASVFALSEHGATSTLARFMAERENGADLIGGSSNLPLKGKDPVLAGVILDMSINATIASSLDLGHSVLRSLGDITRLHQERVDQAGFAVLKSPDIPSILVETGFISNDADCRRLHDARHQQQLAEAIFDGLHRYFRQRPPQGSLLAGLA; from the coding sequence ATGAATCGACGCCGCCTGCTGCAGAGCCTGCTCGCCAGCGCCGCCTGGCTACCCGCCCTGGACGCCTTCGCGGGCGCCCGCCTGCTCGACGCCCGTGCCTTCCATTCGGCCGACGGCTTGCGCCTGGTGCTCGACCTGCGTGTGCAGAGGCGCCTGGTCGAAGCACCGGTCAGCTCGACGAGAGCTGCCGGCAAGGGCCGCGACATCGTGGTGGTGGTCGATGCCGGCCACGGCGGCAAGGACCCGGGTGCGCTCGGCTCGCGCGGCGAAAGGGAGAAGGACGTGGCGCTGCTGATCGCACAGAACCTGGCCAGGCGGATTGAGCGTCAGCCCGGCTTCAAGGCGCGGCTGGTGCGCAACGTCGACGTGTTCATCCCGCTGCGCCAGCGCGTGGAAGTGGCGCGGCGCTGCAATGCCGACATGTTCGTCTCGGTGCATGCCGACGCCGCGCCCCGGCGCACGGCTTCCGGCGCTTCGGTGTTCGCCCTCTCCGAACACGGCGCCACCTCGACCCTGGCGCGCTTCATGGCCGAGCGCGAGAACGGCGCCGACCTGATCGGCGGGTCCAGCAACCTGCCGCTCAAGGGCAAGGACCCGGTGCTGGCCGGGGTGATCCTCGACATGTCGATCAACGCCACCATCGCCTCCAGCCTGGACCTCGGCCACAGCGTGCTGCGCAGTCTCGGCGACATCACCCGACTGCACCAGGAGCGCGTCGACCAGGCCGGCTTCGCCGTGCTCAAGTCGCCGGATATCCCGTCGATCCTGGTCGAGACCGGCTTCATCTCCAACGACGCGGACTGCCGACGGTTGCACGACGCGCGGCACCAGCAGCAACTGGCCGAGGCGATCTTCGATGGCCTGCACCGCTATTTCCGCCAGCGCCCGCCGCAAGGCAGCCTGCTGGCGGGATTGGCGTAA
- the zigA gene encoding zinc metallochaperone GTPase ZigA, with protein MKEPTVKQRLPVTVLSGFLGAGKSTLLNQVLKNRENRRVAVIVNDMSEINIDGAEVQRDVSLNRAEEKLVEMSNGCICCTLREDLLEEVARLAGEGRFDYLLIESTGISEPLPVAETFTFRDEQGRSLSDLARLDTMVTVVDGLNFLRDYQDADSLASHGESLGEEDQRSIADLLIEQVEFADVILVSKIDLISTDEREELLAILRRLNPEADIQPMLMGQVPLEWILDTRRFDFERAAQAPGWLKELRGEHVPETEEYGIASSAYRARRPFHPQRFHDFLARTWDNGRLLRSKGFFWLASRYREAGSWSQAGGLMRHGLAGRWWRFVPQSRWPEDTQALQQVLRHWQADTGDCRQELVFIGQGIDFARLHAELDACLLDDAEFAAGPRAWVRLADPFEAWTVEA; from the coding sequence ATGAAAGAACCGACCGTAAAGCAACGCCTCCCCGTCACCGTCCTGTCCGGCTTCCTCGGCGCCGGCAAGAGCACCCTGCTCAACCAGGTGCTGAAGAACCGCGAGAATCGCCGCGTGGCGGTGATCGTCAACGACATGAGCGAAATCAACATCGACGGCGCCGAGGTACAGCGCGACGTCAGCCTCAACCGCGCCGAAGAGAAACTAGTAGAGATGAGCAACGGCTGCATCTGCTGCACCCTGCGCGAGGACCTGCTGGAAGAGGTGGCGCGCCTGGCTGGCGAAGGCCGCTTCGACTACCTGCTGATCGAGTCCACCGGCATCTCCGAGCCGCTTCCGGTGGCCGAGACCTTCACCTTCCGCGACGAGCAGGGCCGCAGCCTGTCCGACCTGGCGCGGCTCGACACCATGGTCACGGTGGTCGATGGCTTGAACTTCCTGCGCGACTACCAGGACGCCGACAGCCTGGCCAGCCATGGCGAAAGCCTGGGCGAAGAGGATCAACGTTCGATCGCCGACCTGCTGATCGAGCAGGTGGAGTTCGCCGACGTCATCCTGGTCAGCAAGATCGACCTGATCTCCACCGATGAACGCGAGGAGCTGCTGGCGATCCTGCGCCGGCTCAACCCCGAGGCGGACATCCAGCCGATGCTGATGGGCCAGGTGCCGCTGGAATGGATCCTCGACACCAGGCGCTTCGATTTCGAGCGTGCGGCCCAGGCGCCGGGTTGGCTCAAGGAGCTGCGCGGCGAGCACGTCCCGGAAACCGAGGAGTACGGCATCGCCTCCAGCGCCTACCGCGCGCGCCGGCCGTTCCATCCGCAGCGCTTCCACGACTTCCTCGCGCGCACCTGGGACAACGGCCGGCTGCTGCGATCCAAGGGCTTCTTCTGGCTCGCCAGCCGTTACCGCGAGGCGGGCAGTTGGTCGCAGGCCGGTGGGCTGATGCGCCATGGCTTGGCTGGGCGCTGGTGGCGTTTCGTCCCGCAGTCGCGCTGGCCGGAGGACACGCAGGCGCTGCAACAGGTGCTGCGGCACTGGCAGGCGGATACGGGGGATTGCCGGCAGGAACTGGTGTTCATCGGCCAGGGCATCGACTTCGCGCGCCTGCATGCCGAACTCGATGCCTGTCTGCTGGACGATGCGGAGTTTGCCGCCGGGCCGCGCGCCTGGGTGCGCCTGGCCGATCCGTTCGAAGCCTGGACGGTGGAAGCCTGA